GCCCGGAATACAGAGACGACGTCGACCCGTCGATGGGCTGGCTGATACCGCCCCCGATCCTGTGAGAGCGCCAGCGGCTCAGGGGGCCGGCGCGACGCTCTCGTAGGCCGTGGTCAACCAGAACACTGTGCGCTCGATGCCGGGCACGATCTCGGTGACGTCGATCTCCCCCTGAGTGAATCGCGTGAGGAGCCCGAAGACGACGCCGGTCAGAATGAGTTCGAGATCTTTGGCGAAACCCGGGTCAGCTTGGGCCAGAACGGCTTTGGCGAGCGGCACGACGGCGTCGACGCCGTGCTGGATGAGGCGTTTCCCGCCGGGCCCGGATCGCGCATGGAAGTAGGAGCGCAGCATCAACGGGTGGCGCTCCCACGGCTCGAAGATGGTCCGCATCACGTGCATCAGGTCCACATAGATCGAATCGCGGGGCAGGTCGTCGATCAGTGCCGGCAAGCGCGCATAGCGGTTGGCGTTCATCCACCCGTCGAGCGCGGCGACGATGAGCTCGTCGCGCGTCGGATAGCGCTTGTAGATGGTCGCCAGGGAAACGCGGGCCCGTCGCGCCACTTCGCGCAGCTGTACGGCCTCGTAGCCTTCGGTGTCGAGCATCTCGACCACGATGTCCAGGATCGGGTCGGCCGGCCGCGCGGACGCGTCGTCCACGGCCTGGGAGCCAGCCCCTGTTGCCTTCACAGTAACCATGTTACTGTGCGCGGGTGAGTAACGGCGTTACTCTGCCCTGATCTGGGCCGATGACGAAGAAACGAGGAAGCGCGCCGTGGGTTCATTAGATGGCAAAGTCGCCTTCATCACCGGGGTGGCGCGTGGCCAGGGCCGCAGCCACGCGGTACGGCTCGCCCGCGAGGGCGCCAACATCGTCGGCATCGACATCTGTGCCGACATCGCCGCCAACGGATATCCGATGGCCTCCCGCGCGGAACTGGACGAGACCGTCGCCCTGGTCGAAGAGGTCGGCGGCAAGATGCTGGGCACGGTCGCCGATGTGCGCGAGTTCGAGCAAGTCAAGACCGCGATGGATCGCGGCGTCGAGCACTTCGGCCGGCTCGACATCGTGTTGGCCAACGCGGGCATCGCGCCATTGGCGTTCCGCGAGTTGAGCATTGAGGAGGAGCTGGCGCAGTGGCGGGCGGTCACCGGCGTCAACCTCGACGGGGCGTATCACACGGCGTGGGCCGCCGTGCCGCACCTGCTATCCGGCAACCGCGGCGGGGCGATCATCTTCACCAGCTCGACGGCGGGCATCAAAGGTTTCGGCGGCCTGCAAGGCGGCGGCCTGGGCTACGCGGCGTCCAAACACGGCATCGTCGGCCTGATGCGCACCCTGGCCAATGCGCTTGCGCCCCTCAACATTCGGGTGAACACCGTGCACCCCACCGCCGTCAACACGATGATGGCGACCAACGACGACATGACCGACTTCCTGGAGAAGAATCCCGGCGCCGGCCCCCATCTGCAAAATCCGATGCCCGTCGGCATGCTGGAACCCGATGACGTCAGCGCCGCGATCGCCTACCTGGTCTCCGACGAGGCGAAGTACGTCACCGGCGTGACGTTCCCCGTCGACGCGGGCTTCTGCAACAAGGTGTGATTTCGGAATGACGACGAACAACGCAACGGGCCGGGTCGCCGGCAAACGCGTCTTGATCACCGGGGCCGCGCGGGGCATGGGACGCTCGCACGCCGTGCGACTGGCCGAGGAGGGCGCCGACTGCATCCT
The sequence above is drawn from the Mycobacterium marseillense genome and encodes:
- a CDS encoding TetR family transcriptional regulator codes for the protein MVTVKATGAGSQAVDDASARPADPILDIVVEMLDTEGYEAVQLREVARRARVSLATIYKRYPTRDELIVAALDGWMNANRYARLPALIDDLPRDSIYVDLMHVMRTIFEPWERHPLMLRSYFHARSGPGGKRLIQHGVDAVVPLAKAVLAQADPGFAKDLELILTGVVFGLLTRFTQGEIDVTEIVPGIERTVFWLTTAYESVAPAP
- a CDS encoding mycofactocin-coupled SDR family oxidoreductase, encoding MGSLDGKVAFITGVARGQGRSHAVRLAREGANIVGIDICADIAANGYPMASRAELDETVALVEEVGGKMLGTVADVREFEQVKTAMDRGVEHFGRLDIVLANAGIAPLAFRELSIEEELAQWRAVTGVNLDGAYHTAWAAVPHLLSGNRGGAIIFTSSTAGIKGFGGLQGGGLGYAASKHGIVGLMRTLANALAPLNIRVNTVHPTAVNTMMATNDDMTDFLEKNPGAGPHLQNPMPVGMLEPDDVSAAIAYLVSDEAKYVTGVTFPVDAGFCNKV